The stretch of DNA GTAGAAGATCGACATGTGCATGCGTTGggatgatggtggtggtgaccggAAGAGTGGGCTAGTCGGTAGCTCGAGCACGACGCGGCATTGTTCCACCTCGGGCTTTCAAGGCGAAACGATGGGCTCGCCCAGTGGACTCTTTGAAAGCCGATCAGCGTGCACCTGTGCTCACGTTGTGCCACCACATGTGAGCTCGCGTTTGATCGGTtatggtggtggtcgtgaggagagagactgaATAAATGTGCACTTTACTCATTcatttcctctcctcttttccttcggcTGCATGCGCATCCTGCGGCCTCCCGTGCCGCTTACAGAGGGTCGAGAGAAGCGAACCTCACTGGGCACGTACGTCTGTGTCGAAGAATGTTTTCCTTTATTTTTTGGGGAACACCACTTCTCCATTGCCACCTCGACTCACTCTGGCGTTGCCTGCGCTTCTCCCGCCAACTCGAGCAGGTTGGACGCCGCGTAGTCGAGGAATAGCTTCTTGGCACGGCCGCTGCTCAGCTCCTTTGCTGTTTCCACCACACTGAGccccatcagcagcggtCGTGTTTCGCCGTAGCGACGGATGCGGTGCGCTATAGTGCTCGCGAGCAGGTTTGTCAGCGGGTGGTCGCGGAGGCCGAGCAGGACCGTAAAGTCGAGTGATGGCGTCTCATCGTCGTACATAAAGGCGCTGGGCCCAACAGCTGGCGCGTCgtagcggaggaggacaccAGGCGCGCAGGTCTGCGCCTCGGTCACGAACAGCAGCAAGTAATCGACGAAGCCCCGAATTGACAGGTGGAGTACCGCACGGATGCCCCCATCAGCGTTATCGTTCTCGacctccgctgctgttccCGTGGAGGATGCTGACCTGGGGTTGGGGAAGCAGAAGGCGATGGTACGCTGGCGAATGGCTGGCTGAAGCTCGACAGTCGAACGCTCTGGTGTGGCGTCGGAGGACGTGGCGACCTGCGGTGGATCACTGACGCTCGAGTTCATCCTAGCGACGGTACACTTAAGCGGAACTGACTCCGCGTATGGTTGAGGCGTGCGGTTTGCCCCGGACAGCAGTCCATcatgcgcacag from Leishmania panamensis strain MHOM/PA/94/PSC-1 chromosome 25 sequence encodes:
- a CDS encoding hypothetical protein (TriTrypDB/GeneDB-style sysID: LpmP.25.1970), which codes for MNSSVSDPPQVATSSDATPERSTVELQPAIRQRTIAFCFPNPRSASSTGTAAEVENDNADGGIRAVLHLSIRGFVDYLLLFVTEAQTCAPGVLLRYDAPAVGPSAFMYDDETPSLDFTVLLGLRDHPLTNLLASTIAHRIRRYGETRPLLMGLSVVETAKELSSGRAKKLFLDYAASNLLELAGEAQATPE